One window of Oncorhynchus kisutch isolate 150728-3 linkage group LG25, Okis_V2, whole genome shotgun sequence genomic DNA carries:
- the LOC116352869 gene encoding uncharacterized protein LOC116352869 produces the protein MDALMACLVAMCLCLVLPVSWSQSTHKSEEFINTQPQPAPGVLPQLAPAAAHIQDVLKSKEETEITSKQMYANVGHDNAKLGLFIAAALGTVALMGMVYCIYMQFYTKHQYLHTQLHDDSELTLDLPEAPPVFFHGSVGAMDRKGEVRGSGNGSFISNTPSTISVPPRLSPPPSAVPYLPLFLTSYPLRTISVRDLERSFV, from the exons ATGGATGCCCTCATGGCCTGCCTGGTGGCcatgtgtctctgtctggtcCTCCCAGTGAGCTGGTCCCAGAGCACACACAAGTCAGAGGAGTTTATCAATACCCAGCCTCAACCTGCCCCTGGAGTACTACCACAACTGGCTCCTGCAGCAGCACACATCCAGGATGTGCTGAAGAGTAAAGAGGAGACCGAGATCACTTCAAAACAAATGT ATGCGAATGTGGGCCACGACAACGCCAAACTGGGCCTGTTCATAGCTGCTGCCCTGGGAACCGTGGCGCTGATGGGCATGGTCTACTGCATCTACATGCAGTTTTACACCAAGCACCAGTACCTGCACACCCAGCTCCACGATGACTCTG AGTTGACCCTTGACCTCCCAGAGGCACCTCCTGTTTTCTTCCACGGTTCCGTCGGTGCAatggacagaaagggagaggtgcGGGGATCTGGTAATGGATCTTTCATCTCTAACACACCCTCCACCATCTCTGTACCACCCAggctgtcccctcctccctccgctGTGCCCTACCTtcccctcttcctcacctctTACCCTCTCAGGACCATATCTGTTAGAGATCTGGAGAGAAGCTTTGTCTGA
- the LOC109875703 gene encoding vesicular glutamate transporter 1-like, producing MEIRPDRFKIVAGKTLGKLHKILEKRQENGETIELTDEGQAVIVEEKEMPVVDCTCFGLPRRYIIAILSGLGFCISFGIRCNLGVAIVSMVNNQTIYKGDKPILVKAQFNWEPETVGMIHGSFFWGYIVTQIPGGFICQKFAANRVFGFAIVATSCLNMLIPSAARTHIGCVILVRICQGLVEGVSYPACHGIWAKWAPPLERSRLATTAFCGSYAGAVIAMPLAGVLVQYSGWSSVFYVYGSFGIFWYLFWILVSYESPAAHPTITEEEQKYIEEAIGMSAANATPVTKWNTPWRAFFTSMPVYAIIVANFCRSWTFYLLLISQPAYFEEVFGFEISKVGLVSALPHLVMTIIVPIGGQLADYLRTNKIMSTTNVRKMMNCGGFGMEATLLLVVGFSHTKAVAITFLVLAVGFSGFAISGFNVNHLDIAPRYASILMGISNGVGTLSGMVCPLIVGAMTKHKTREEWQYVFLIAALVHYGGVIFYGLFASGEKQWWAEPEQLSDDKCGILDEDELANETEELYRTSGGGGYGATSQAPDPNGGGGGGGGAGTWVSDWDKTEELVQPPGTNSYLHGGEEDRELT from the exons ATGGAGATCCGACCAGATAGGTTTAAGATCGTCGCGGGCAAGACCCTTGGTAAATTACACAA AATCCTAGAGAAGCGGCAGGAAAATGGCGAGACAATCGAGCTCACCGATGAGGGTCAGGCAGTTAtcgtggaggagaaggagatgcCCGTGGTGGACTGCACCTGTTTCGGCCTGCCCCGACGCTACATCATCGCCATCCTCTCCGGCCTGGGCTTCTGCATCTCCTTCGGTATCCGATGCAACTTGGGCGTTGCCATCGTCAGCATGGTCAACAACCAAACCATCTACAAGGGCGACAAGCCGATTCTTGTG AAAGCTCAGTTCAACTGGGAACCAGAAACGGTCGGAATGATCCATGGGTCATTTTTCTGGGGATACATAGTAACCCAAATACCCGGGGGATTCATCTGTCAAAAATTTGCAGCCAACAG AGTCTTTGGTTTTGCCATAGTGGCCACCTCATGCCTGAATATGTTGATCCCATCGGCAGCACGAACTCACATTGGATGCGTTATCCTTGTCAGGATATGTCAAGGACTCGTGGAG GGTGTTTCATACCCAGCATGCCACGGCATCTGGGCAAAATGGGCCCCGCCTCTTGAAAGAAGTCGATTGGCCACAACAGCCTTTTGTG GGTCCTATGCAGGAGCCGTGATAGCCATGCCACTGGCTGGAGTGCTAGTCCAGTACTCAGGGTGGTCGTCTGTCTTCTATGTCTACG GCAGCTTTGGGATCTTCTGGTATCTCTTCTGGATCCTGGTGTCATACGAGAGTCCGGCAGCCCACCCTACCATCACAGAAGAGGAGCAGAAATACATTGAGGAGGCAATCGGAATGTCAGCCGCTAATGCCACACCTGTTACG AAATGGAACACGCCTTGGAGAGCCTTTTTCACTTCGATGCCGGTCTACGCCATCATCGTGGCCAATTTCTGTAGAAGCTGGACCTTCTACTTGCTCCTCATCAGCCAACCTgcatattttgaggaagtgttcgGGTTCGAGATCAGCAAG GTGGGCTTGGTGTCGGCGCTCCCCCATCTAGTGATGACCATCATCGTGCCGATCGGGGGCCAGCTGGCTGACTACCTGCGCACAAACAAAATCATGAGCACCACCAATGTCAGGAAGATGATGAACTGTGGAG GTTTCGGAATGGAAGCCACCCTACTGCTAGTGGTCGGGTTTTCTCATACGAAAGCTGTGGCTATCACCTTTTTGGTTTTGGCTGTGGGCTTCAGTGGGTTCGCTATTTCAG GCTTTAATGTGAACCATCTGGACATTGCTCCCCGCTATGCCAGTATCCTCATGGGCATCTCCAACGGTGTGGGCACTTTGTCTGGCATGGTGTGCCCACTCATTGTTGGAGCCATGACCAAACATAAG ACGCGGGAAGAGTGGCAGTATGTGTTTCTCATTGCTGCACTTGTTCATTACGGCGGTGTTATATTCtatg GACTTTTTGCCTCCGGAGAAAAGCAGTGGTGGGCAGAGCCTGAGCAACTTAGCGATGACAAGTGTGGAATTCTGgatgaggatgagctggccaacgAGACGGAGGAGTTGTACCGTACTAGTGGAGGAGGAGGCTACGGAGCAACGAGCCAAGCCCCGGATCccaatggaggaggaggaggaggaggaggtgcaggAACCTGGGTTTCAGACTGGGACAAGACTGAAGAGCTAGTACAACCACCAGGAACCAATAGTTACCtacatggaggagaggaagacagggagctaacataG